AACGGGATTAAGATCTTGGGATGCGCGAGAGGCGGACGCCGGTGGCGGTGGTGGAGCGTCGGTTGCGGGTCCTGGATCGGCGCCTGCCGGACGCCATCGCGGGCGACGTCGAGGGCATCCATCAAGCGCGTGTGGCGTCACGTCGCCTGCGTGAAGCGGTCCCGGTCATGGCGGCTGGCCTGAGCGGCGTCGGGCAGCACAAGCTCGAGCGCCGCCTGCGACGCGTGACCCGAGCGTTGGGCCCGGTGCGCGAGCTCGACGTGGTGCTTGCAGATGTGACCGTGCTGTGTGAACGCTGGCCCCAGACACGCTCGGCATGCGTCGCGCTCCAGCAGCGGCTTCGGGCCAAACGGCATCGTCTCCTCATCGATGCGCGAGGTCGGTTGTCCGGACAAAGGCTGCGGCGGCTGCGCGAGCACGTCGGGACGCTCATGGACCGGCTGAGGGCCGCGGGAGACGAGGGCTGGACCGACGCCTTGGCAGTACACTTGACACGCCAGGCGGAAGGGCTCGTGGCAGCCGTCGATGCAGCGGGTGCGTTGTACGCGGTCGAGGCGCTCCACGCAGTGCGTATTGCGTGCAAGCGGCTGCGCTACGCCTTGGAGCTCGCCGACGAGACCGGGGCCGCGGCCGTGAGCCGGCTGCTTGGTCGTCTCAAGGGCATGCAGGACATCTTGGGCCGGCTGCACGACCTCGACG
This genomic interval from Luteitalea sp. contains the following:
- a CDS encoding CHAD domain-containing protein — translated: MRERRTPVAVVERRLRVLDRRLPDAIAGDVEGIHQARVASRRLREAVPVMAAGLSGVGQHKLERRLRRVTRALGPVRELDVVLADVTVLCERWPQTRSACVALQQRLRAKRHRLLIDARGRLSGQRLRRLREHVGTLMDRLRAAGDEGWTDALAVHLTRQAEGLVAAVDAAGALYAVEALHAVRIACKRLRYALELADETGAAAVSRLLGRLKGMQDILGRLHDLDVLASYARELEIERKGQSELDAALSQLVLEVTRECRLLHAQYVHRAQALIRLAGEVSSRVALRAAQGVKG